CTCTGTCTCAACAATCTGATATAGacaaatatttttttgtaaatatatttagatttttttatcgTAGTATGTGGAATATCATATAGCTTTGTAGCAATATGATGCAATACAAAGTGTCACAAATGTAATGCTAACTTATGTCAAATTTCTCATGGTATATTTTTGTGGATATCCCTTATTGTGAAATAATATTGGTAAAAATCAGTTTGATATTGTACAGTGCTAAGGAACATGACCTTCCCTCAGACGTGACACAGCCAGAAAGGCCCGTGGAGCGTTTTGTCTGAGAGCTGACATGATTTATTGAAGATATTATTTGACTTCCAGATCCAGTCAAAACCCACAAAGATGCCCAATTTAGGGAGGGAGAGACTTATCTGAGCCTTTATGTGCTGGTGAGGTGGGAATGCTTCATTGGAGGATATCGATGGTGCTCAAGCACAGAACTAGATGGGACCAGATAACACCTTGGAACTTTGTGTGTTATGGGTGGCTGAGATTCTGATCTTGAATGTGTTTCACTAACAATCATTTTCTGTTTGACAACATTTTTATGTGATATGATTTTTATAATTATTGAGTgaaatttcaacaacaaaaaatgtttgcCCACTTGTTTTATCTTGTCATGCATTTTCCTTTGATGCTTTTCAGATCACGGAGCATTTTACAATGATGTCAAAACAGCTATTACGAGTACTTTGACTTCCTTCTGAGAATTTTCTACCTAACCCTCTATTGCCCCTCCTGCTATAAGGCCTATATAAAATGTATGCTCTCCTCTTAAGGCCAGGCAGACTCAGGCCTTTACTAGCCTCTgacaggtctgggagagtgtctggcTTAATGAACTGGAAGGTGACAGGGTTGACGTATCTATATAATCACATTAATTATGTGCATGTGTTTGGAGGCCCCCAGTCTGCAGCCACCATGGCTGTTGCTATAGGGAACAGGCAGCGACCAGACAACGGAGGCTTCAGTCATGCCCTGCAGACTGGCCCTATCCTCAGGGGAGCTGCCCAGACACCACCCCTGTGACTCTTTTCATTGGGGGAGCAGAGAGGCCATGCTGACGGGTGGGAGAGGGATAATTCTAGCCAATTTCATCCTGGTTATTCTAAATGGTAGGGAAATGCTCTAGAGGGAAGAACATATTCACTGTATGTGATGTCCAGCTGTGATTGTAAGGCATTTTGTATTGTATGCACACTGTATAAAGCTTGTCTGGTTTTAGAGTTCCTTCAATCTTGTTCCCCCCTCAGTTGCAACCTAGTGGTTTGACATAATGAGTGACTAGATGTATTCAATGGAACAatctaaataaataaatggacACATGAAAGATAAAAATAGTAGATAGCATTTTATCGGTCTTCAGATAAATATACATCAAAGGAAATGATGTGACTTCTGAATCAACGTTCAGGTCAAAATAACTTAAAAATCAAATCATGCTAATTGAAAGGCAGCTACATCATTAAAATAAGTATAAAGCCATGGGTTGTTTTGATAAATACTGCCAGCGCTgacactacccactgggcacatatGTCATTTCAACATATAGTTTTGATATACATTTGGTTGTGTTGTCAACTAACGtaaattcaacatgaaatcaataaaacatttcacaatgtcattgtatttaggttaaaagttgggtgaaataaagatgaaattcccttacattgatgactttctgcaaatccaatcagttttccacgttaatTCAATGTCATcaatttgtttttgttgttgttgaaatgacatggaaacaatgttgattcaaccagtttttgcccagtggtaTTGATGTGCTAGAATAACCTGTGTGGTTTTTACTGACAAGTGCTTATATTCAAAAATATGTCAAAAGAACTTTAATGTGAATGTCTGCGAGAATACTGTTTGTAACTGAAGTTACTGTTTTTCACTTTGTACATTTATCCACAGTTGAAATAGTTTGTGTCAGACACAAACATTTCTCCTGGCAATAATTCCATGTTGTCAATCAGAACCTGCCCATATACCCTCTATGTGTATGTCTTCAATACACTGCCGTTTTCTCTGAATACCATCACAGTGCACTGCATTAACTTGTCACTTTTGCCATGGAAAATCTGATAATTAATTTCCAGTAGTAGCACTAATGGCTGATTCTTTCTGCATTGTCTTGCCTTCAGAGTGATAGTGTGAAATACGTTGACCTCTTGTGGACTAAGGAGTTcacttcaatctacacacaaatccACAAGAAACAAAATGGATACAAGATCATTTTACATTAACTATTTTCAGACTTTTTAAACATAAAATGGATAAATGAAACAATAACACACCACAAAAGATCTGCATAAAACACAAAaatcattaaaaaatatatatataaaaaactcaCACGagcaataaaatgttatttttttccaTAGACAAAAGTTAATTTATGCAGTTTATTTGATAGGTGTCTGATTGTCAACATACCTTATTCCCATTGCCCCACTGAAAATGTGTTTCCTTTTCAGGAATTAATAAATAACTGGAATTTATTTAAACAAAATACAACAGTGCTGAAAGTAGTAAAGCTCAACTTTATAAAATGGTTATAGTGAATATGGACCTTGAGCATCACAAGCAGGAATAGATTGAAGATGTATGATGATGACTAGTAATGGGGTGATTCTCACACGCCATTATATGCTAAATGTTGGCTTGTTTTGGATATTGCTTCACAAATAATTTAATTGAACACAATATCCATTTATAAGAAATAAAGCACATGTTACATTCCCTTTAGTCTTAAATTTGTCATAATTTTGCATTACTATGGCCAGTGTCCTAACTATGCAGTATATAGTGCAAAAACAAACAGCTTTGCTCAGTCATTTTTTAGCCTTAAAAAGCAACACTAAACCTGTATAATGGAACCAATGATCCAAATCCCTGAGAGACTTATTGATGCACAGATTTTAAATACAAAAATCCATAAGTGCAGATtgcatttttgtttttctttaatCAATTCCTATCCAGACCAACTTCCCACTCACTATCACAGAGGGCGTGCCACTATGATAGATGAGTAGAACCTTGGTGCTCCCTAATCGGTCTCCTGTGAGCTGACCACGACATTGATTTTGAGCTAAAGGCAAAAGCATTAaagttatatacagtgccttcgaaaagtatttagaccccttgactttttccacattttgttactttacagccttattctaaaatgtattaaatacaaaaaatcctcagcaatctacacacaatacctcataatgacaaaacagATAAACCTTATTtacaaaccaagccatgaggtcaaaggaattgtcggtAGATCTtggagacaagattgtgtcgaggcacagatctggggaagggtaccaaaaaatgtctgcagcattaaaggtccccaagaacacagtggcctccatcattcttaagtggaagaagtttggaaccaccaagactcttccctgagctggccgcctggccaaacggagcaattgggggagaagggccttggtcagggaggtgaccaagaacccgataatcactctgatagagctagagagttcctctggagatgggagaaccttcaaggaggacaaccatctctgcagcactccaccaatcaggcctttatggtagagtggccagatggaagccactcctcagtaaaatgcacatgacagtccgcttgaagtttgccaaaaggcacctaaagactctcagaccatgagaaacaaaattctctggtctgatgaaaacaagattgaacactttggcctgaatgccaagcgtcacgtctggaggaaacctagcaccattcctacggtgaagcatggtggtggcagaatcatgctgttgggatgtttctcagcggcagggactgagagacgagtcaggatcgaggcaaagatgaacggagcaaagtacagcgagatccttgatgaaagcctgctccagagcactcaggacctcagacggggtgaaggttcactttccaacaggtcaacgatcctaagcacacagccaacacaatgCAGGAGTGTttttggacaagtctctgaatgtccttgagtgtcccagccagagcctggacttgaacccgatctagcatctttggagagacctgaaaatagctgtgcagcaacgctccccatccaacctgacagatattgagaggatctgcagagaagaataggaggaactccccaaatacaggtgtgtcaagcttgtagcgtcatacccaagaagactcgaggctgtaatcactgcaaaaggtgcttcaacaaagtactgagtaaagggtctgaatacttatgttaaaaatgtctaaaaacctgtttttgctttgtcattatggggtattgtgtgtagattgatgaaaaaaaaaacaatttaatcaattttagaataagactgtaatctaacaaaatgtggaaaaagtcaaggggtctgaatactttacgaaggcACTGTAACTGGGGACCTGAATGTAAAGTACTACTCTGAAACACGGTGCTCTAAGAACATGGCCTAATGACTCATATTCCCTCACCCTCTGCTCCGTAGCTCAAACAGGATGAGAGAACCACACTGATGTGTGGTTTGACATACCCTCTGaccccaacacacagacaaaccaACAAAACCCAACAACAACACACCCAGACTATATATCAGGATCAGGATCAGAGAGGCAGTGACACATGTTCATCACCCACAAGGGAGAGTCCAGCCCAGCTCTAAGGGGGGTCTTTCTTTCCTCTGGGATGATGTGAATGAATGAACCtcatctccccatcctcctctctctgtgagtGGGCAACCATGTGGCAGGCTTGGCTTGGCTTGAAGGAGGGTGGGTGGTGTGTGGTAGTCGCTGCCAGCTATCTCTGCCACCCATCGCTAATTTCTAATTGCCTCAGGGGCAGCCCCCCTTTCTCCTCTGCCCCTTGCTGAGCCGGGTAGGGAAAATCTCCTTTGGGGAATTCCTCTTTCTCATTGGCTGGGTAAGGTTCCTGGGGGGTGTGGCGAGCAGAATCGGGGGTGCTCATTGGAGAGTGCTGCCTCAGATGGTGGAGCGGTGGAGAGGTCGCAGAGCAGATGCGCTCTGGGGAGGCTCGCTCTGATTTGATGCTGAGgttgagggaggggtgaggaggagtggTGGGGGTGGAGGCCTGAGAGGGGAAAGAGCACCCTCCGCTGGACATCCTGGTACACAGCAAGCAGACAGAGAAAAGGGAAGAGAATATGCATCACATAGAGCGGGGGTATTCAACTCATACCCTTCGAAGTCCGAGTcatgctggttttctgttctaacctgataattaattgcacccaggTCTAAattagtccctgattagaggggaacactGAAAAaacgcagtggaactggctttgaggtcagAAGTTGAGTTTGAGGGACATAGAGCATGAAATAAATCCCCACATGCTATTTTTCCTATAAAGGGCACTAGAAGACTCATCACAACAGTATCATGGTCCATCCTTGTTCAATGTTTAACACTTAGTAATTGAGTAAGGTTTCATATCAGTGGTCTTACGTTGGGCTGAGGTGGGGTACATGTTGCTCCTGCTGTTGTGCTGTCTGCCACGGGTTCACTGTACCACGCTGTAGACTCACAGCATGGGAGAAACCTGGGTGGCTGTAGTCTGGGACAGAGGAGAATGATTATTTTATATCACTAACTAAGAAGCACATACAGATGTCAGAAGAGCAGAGCTGCAGTCTTACCAGATGGTCCAGCAGAGAGGCCGTAGCCCCCAAGACTGTGGCCCAGCAGACCTGCCTTCCCCATGGTCAGCATGTGGTTCCCTGGGTGCATGCCCTGGTACAGTATGCCTCTCTGAACATTACATGGAGAGAGAAGCAGTTACTCGGTTCaaaacattataaactgggtggttcgagccctgaatgctgattgactaaaagccgtggtatatcagaccgtatatcaTGGGTATTTCAaaccatttatttttactgctcttattatgttggtaaccagtttctaatagcaataaggcacctcaggggtttgtgatatatggccaacataccacagctaagggctgtgaccaggcactccgcgttgcgtcttacaaagaacaacccttagccgaggtatattggacatataccacaccccctcaggccttattgcttaaatacagGCCATGTGAGTAAGTGTGAGAGTGAGAATTATAGTGTACAAGTGTGAGTGTGGTTGGTCCTCTGATTGGCCTTTCGTAATGACATCGTCATTGCCCTAATCTCTGATTGGTCTCTTCATAATGACATCATCATTAGGACGTCATCATAACTGGGGCTGTGGCAGTCATttaattttgtcagccggtgattgtcaagcaaataactgccggtctcacggtaattgactgttaattaataTAAATAAATTTagtagcatctcctggcttccacgcatagcctacaagccactgatgcagacctttggaacatctacattttaaaaagtcaaattaatccatttaatatagcctacaccatcacaataaatacattatttattttagacaggtctaaacaaACAtggtatgaagaaaatgtagtatatttcagaagaacagaatagcttACTCTGAgttgatctggctatgccatatggctgtgggctacactagttcatttagcagacaagaattgcttagaattccgtgccattattttatagtatgaagaatacaattgaacatagctgaataaaatagaaaggatgttttctccaaacgatttctgATGgcgtgcgcacatgcggctatactgtattgagcggttaacaaagaaataggtcccTCTATATGCTTTATTTAGAgctatttatgcaactttagttgtcaTACAAACATTgagctatatgtttagatttttaatacattctaaggctgcattaAGCAACTCTAATGATGacaaaagttgcatgaaaggcatgagctctgcatTGTTTCTTgcacaggctgcacacacttcatcagtatctcattcacaatttgtcaagcacttgataatgcctcaaatttcttgacagaaaccccctagtgaGGCCGTAATGCCCCATAAAAGAATAAATGCCTTTTGCGGTCAGTGGCCAtttgcccttgggctgaatataacaaTTATAATTCACTTCTCCTGGCTACATGTTCCGatgcacctctcactcacatggctctctcagatatcgcaattcttattagccaatgcccgtcACATGATCGGATTCTTCTCACAGGCATCTATCTGAGCTCCaaagtaggctacaagtgaagacagacacatcggggacgcaactgtgcGCGTTCTTCTTATCGAATTCCAAGGCGCATATTAAAGATGCTAGAAGAACTCTACaaatttacttttcgtcagccaacaagatgagtatgcctaatgaacagcaaaagcatttgcctatgtcaatctactatccaccATAGTACAACGGTTGACGTATTCTATTGGTCAACTTGtccttctgtgcgagaaataaatattccaaacatattcTGGGGCAGTTGTGGGTGTAAGGACAGACGGTGGAGacaagaagcaagtacagggagtgaacatttaatgaaacacggacaggaacagaatacggacagcgtctggacaggggaaaacaaAACGAAAATAATGCGACAGGGAAAAAACTGAAgagcagacagatatagaggggcaatcaacaaagtaaaGGAGTCCAGGTGTCCAATGAGTCTtgatgtgcgtaatgatggtgaccagtctgcgtaatgaagggcagcttGAGGGGaagcgggagcaggtgtgacagtacccctcttCTAGGGGCGCCACCCtgcgtcccacctgggcgagcctgacgGGCTGGCCGAGGAATGGCGCTGGACTAGCCGGCTGAGGCGtagaagcccgacgagccggctgatgGGTGGGAGCAGGacaagccggctgaggcgtgggagcccgacgatccggctgaggcatgaaagcCTGACGATCCCGCTGGGGCATGGGAGCCTGATGGGCCGGCTAAGGCATGATGTGGGatgggagcctgatgagccggctgaggcgtaggagcccgacgagccggctgaggcatgacgtgGGATGCCTGCCGATCCAACCGAggaaaggaaacctctcgagctagctaaggcgtggaagcccgacgagccagctgaggcaccccCTGTTCCATCGGTCACcaccaaaaacaaaaaacaagaactccctgatgcttcaaatagtggtgtcagcattctgtaaggacagacgctggagacaagaagcaagtacagggagtgaacatttaatgaaacacggacaggaacagaatatggacagcatctggacaggggaaaacaCAATGACAATAATGCTGACCAGGGTAACAAACTGAggagcagacagatatagaggggcaatcaacaaagtaaaggagtccaggtgagtccaaagaGTGCTGATGCGCATAaggatggtgacaggtgtacgtaatgaagggcagcctggtgccctcgagcgccagagaggggaagtgggagcaggcgtgacagtgggatgcgatagatcccaaatgaatacaaccactcaCATCAAAAACCTTTTAAaagaggctgatgcaacagattagAACATGTGTCTTACAATGCTGATAaaatattaggctatttcttcacattataaactcagcaacaccAATTGTAATTGAatgaatgtgcttaattttaagaagttatttggccactttagttgtgatacaaaccttaaatcaaaacatataggtccatgggctaggctacatgtggTGTGGGACTATGatttcttgccttactgcacacaAGCTGGACATTATTCAGAAATGATAATATATCATTCAACAAGTGATATGCTaacattgtcacccatcagattattcttgatttaatcttgcatatacaaaataatatttgtgtgaaattagttttgatttagaatggaccattatcatgcacttgtctcggaacaggggcaggggaaaaaagaGACATGTCATCTATgaccttacagtgcattcggaaagtattcagacctcttgacttttaacacattttgttaagttacagccttaatctaaaatctaaacaaaataccccataatgacaaagcaaaaacaggtctttagaaatgttagcaaatgtataattTAAATAAtccattaacataagtattcagacccatgtccaatcaattgaatttaccacaggtggactccaatgaagttgtagaaacatgcccctgagctcaatttcgagtctcacttcaaagtgtctgaatacttatgttaataaggtatttcagttttttctttttaatttatttgaaaaaatttctaaaaaacggttttcactttgtcattatggggtattgtgtgcagattgacgaggatttctttttattttatccattttagaataaggctgtaacgtaacaaaatgtggaaaaggagaaggggtctgaatactttccgaatacactgtaaatAGCAAATGTAGGACGCTTATTCCatggttaattttcatgccagccagataAGCTATTCACCTGTTGTAAAGCGAAGCAatatgcttaatattaggaaagttgagaaataaactgatgggatcctccttaatagaggccatcaaaactctgttttcttacgcaattgcatagcctacagaaatgttgcgcaacatgagctcatgggctctcatgaagtgtttgatttgattttcgaaaacatttgcattgatgtcagagtgattagagggacaatagagtgctgagtaccaggcagctatcaagtttggtaggctactattgaccatcagcagcatcagagcttggagaagcctagttaccgtgactaaatgcttacagtcttccctgtggctcagttggtagagcatggtgtttgcaacgccagcatggtgtgtgcaatgccagggttgtgggttcgattcccacgggggccagtaccaaaaataaaaaaaggcatgaaatgaaatgtatgtaaatgtactgttagtcgctctggataagagagtctgctaaatgagtaaaatGTATGTAAATGGTATTTGACTGctgtcatgactcgtgactgccggtgtggtggtaatatggtcaccgtaaCATAACCCTGGTCTCTGATTGGTCCTTCATAATGACATCAACATAATGATATTGTCATTACCCTGCTCTCTGATTGGTCCATCATAATGACATCATCATAACCCTGCTCTCTAATTGGTCCCCAGTTAATGGCATCGTCTTAACCCTGCTCTCTGATTGGTCTCTTCGTAATAACACTGCTTTTTAATGTGTCCCCTTGTAATGACATTGTCATAacccccagtaagactagctgtcgctaatggggatcctaataatacaaataaaaatgtatttgttattGGTCCCTTCATAATAACATCCTCATAACCTTGCTCTCTGATTGGTCCTTGATAATGACCATGAGTGATAGTGAAACTATATTCTGTAGTCTGCAGTAATGCAAAACCTCCTGCTAACCTCTTGTTATGACTGACAAGTAGGATTTAAGAGATCCTTACAGCACTGTTGAGGTTGGCGCGAATGCCGCCCATACCAGGGTGGCTCTCTGCCCGCCGGTTGTCATTGCCCAGGTTCAAAGGGGGAGGAGTCTTCATCTCCAAGGCCCGGCTCAGGTTGCTATGGGAGAACATGGAGTAGCCAATACCTTTACAGAGAGAAAACAAATAGGAAGTGAGAAACAAGATGTGGGTAGAATAATGTTTCACTCACAGACAGTacactcattcactctctctcaatctctctcactcactccaccTGTAAAACAGAAGTTCTTTTATAGGATTAAACTTTATCTCTTATAGACATGTGGCACTTCAGATTACCAAAACGTACATTGTTAATGTTAACCTCATAATGAAAAACGTATTCACACCTTGATaataactacaactacaactaagTCAGTAAGCATAATAAGCATTTTCTTTACATATGTTTTGCTCTGATATGTATTGATAAAAAGGGAAAATTACAAACATCATAATGTACAGTGTAAAGCATTTCAAAATGCAGCGTTAATTGACTACATAGTTCAGTTGCGATGGCAAACCATTGAGTGGCATCCCTACTACTAACTATAGAGTATGAAGAGTGGAGTTGAGCTCAACTGAGATGACCAGCAGGTGCAACACACTCACTGCTCAGAAACCAAAGATCAGTCTCCAGACGCAGTTTCACtcatggggggggggttgtttcaCACAGCacgtatgcatgcacacacacacacacacacacacacacacacacacacacacacacacacacacacacacacacacacacacacacacacacacacacacacacacacacacacacacacacacacacacacaattcctgtTTGAACAGCCAGCTGCACAGCACTGAGGTGGCCTCACATTCTGTAGGCAATCAATGACAAGAATGGTACCTCTAACCCTCTAGGAATGTTTGCAAAGAAGAACTAGGGGGCCAGGTCTTACCTGAGTGTGGAGACATGAAGGCAGCGTGGCTGTGGGGCCCTGCAGGGCTGGCTGAGCCTGGTCTATGGCCCAGGGGCTTGAAGGCAGGGGATCTGTGGGAGCTCAGGCTGGGGTTGGACGAGTTGGGGTATCCATTCTCACAGCCAGCAGTCACCAGGAACTGGGCCTCGGGTGAGAGCAGGGAGGGGGCCTGAGGAGAAATATGGGACAGTGTCTGTTTCAGTTGAGATCAGAAAGTTAGGTCTATTGCAGCTGCATTGTACTGCTAAAGTATCTCTTTAAGTACAAAATGTGCTCACTGAGTCAAATTAATGGTTTGACCGTTCAATATAATCATTTTCTCAAACTGCCATTCTTCACTGAATAAAATGAATCAATGAAACAGCTTTAGTCCATTTACAGCCTTTGGCTCAGACAGCATGTGTTTCATAAGACAAGTGTGAGTTCTTACGTAGTAGCGCTGGCGGGCCAGGGAGAGGTCCATGCCCTCGCTTAGTGGACCGAACTTCTCTGCTGCCACCTGCATGGGCTCCTCAGTGTCCAGCAGCTCTGTCCCGTCCAGACCTAGGCCTTTCCTCCGCAGAGTCTACAGCAACAGGACAGAGAAAAGAGCAGCACACAGACATTACCTCAAGGATACCACATACTACAGCCTGTTTATACTATTGCCTCTTTGGGATGACCTAATGTTACAGAAGTGGGCTGTACCAACATAGTTTTTTCAATGCTTTATAGGGTTGcc
The Salmo salar chromosome ssa16, Ssal_v3.1, whole genome shotgun sequence DNA segment above includes these coding regions:
- the mef2b gene encoding myocyte-specific enhancer factor 2B, coding for MGRKKIQISRILDQRNRQVTFTKRKFGLMKKAYELSVLCDCEIALIIFNSTNRLFQYASTDMDKVLLKYTEYSEPHESRTNTDIMETLRRKGLGLDGTELLDTEEPMQVAAEKFGPLSEGMDLSLARQRYYAPSLLSPEAQFLVTAGCENGYPNSSNPSLSSHRSPAFKPLGHRPGSASPAGPHSHAAFMSPHSGIGYSMFSHSNLSRALEMKTPPPLNLGNDNRRAESHPGMGGIRANLNSARGILYQGMHPGNHMLTMGKAGLLGHSLGGYGLSAGPSDYSHPGFSHAVSLQRGTVNPWQTAQQQEQHVPHLSPTMSSGGCSFPSQASTPTTPPHPSLNLSIKSERASPERICSATSPPLHHLRQHSPMSTPDSARHTPQEPYPANEKEEFPKGDFPYPAQQGAEEKGGLPLRQLEISDGWQR